Proteins from a genomic interval of Crassostrea angulata isolate pt1a10 chromosome 7, ASM2561291v2, whole genome shotgun sequence:
- the LOC128156348 gene encoding lathosterol oxidase-like produces MDIVLGYADRFVLTPYVYPSTWTEDDPLRQILSLLLITNIGGYILYFMTATINYFTIFDSRLMKHPLFLKDQVRLEILYTVKSVPLMSIPTVALFFIEVRGYSKLYDAVPNSLSDWCNILLSVVSFIVFTDACIYWIHRFLHHKLIYKYIHKDHHRWKVPTPFASHAFHPLDGFLQSCPYHIYPFLFPLHKWTYLCLFVFVNIWTVSIHDGDYRVPLPLEPFINGSAHHTDHHLFYNYNYGQFFTLWDRIGGSFRHPSSLEGCGPIQDILKKENSNGTIFNGKLRKEE; encoded by the exons ATGGACATAGTGCTGGGCTATGCTGACAGGTTTGTCCTTACCCCATATGTTTACCCCTCTACATGGACAGAGGATGACCCTCTCCGACAGATTCTTAGTCTCCTGCTGATTACAAACATTGGGGGATATATCCTGTATTTCATGACGGCCACCATCAACTATTTCACTATATTTGATTCCCGCTTGATGAAACACCCgttatttttaaag GACCAAGTGAGACTTGAGATATTATACACAGTTAAATCTGTGCCCCTTATGTCCATCCCCACTGTGGCCTTATTCTTCATAGAGGTCAGAGGTTACAGTAAGTTGTATGATGCAGTGCCCAACTCCTTGAGTG ACTGGTGTAACATTCTGCTCAGCGTTGTGAGTTTCATCGTGTTCACTGATGCCTGTATTTACTGGATTCACCGCTTCCTTCACCACAAacttatatacaaatacatcCACAAAGACCACCACCGCTGGAAGGTCCCCACACCATTCGCTTCCCATGCTTTTCACCCCCTAGATGGATTTCTCCAAAGCTGTCCGTACCACATCTATCCCTTTCTGTTTCCGCTACACAAATGGACCTACCTGTGTCTGTTTGTGTTTGTGAACATTTGGACGGTGTCTATCCATGACGGTGACTACAGAGTGCCCCTCCCCCTGGAACCGTTCATCAATGGCTCTGCCCACCACACCGATCACCACCTGTTCTACAACTATAACTATGGCCAGTTTTTCACTCTGTGGGACAGAATTGGGGGCTCCTTCAGGCACCCCAGTTCACTGGAGGGCTGTGGTCCCATTCAAGATATACTCAAGAAAGAGAACTCCAATGGGACAATATTTAATGGCAAGTTGAGAAAAGAGGAATGA